A section of the Oryza sativa Japonica Group chromosome 1, ASM3414082v1 genome encodes:
- the LOC4324136 gene encoding protein translation factor SUI1 homolog, which translates to MSDLDVQLPSAFDPFAEANAEDSSVGAGSKDYVHVRIQQRNGRKSLTTVQGLKKEYSYNKILKDLKKEFCCNGTVVQDPELGQVIQLQGDQRKNVATFLVQAGIVKKESIKIHGF; encoded by the exons ATGTCTGATCTCGACGTCCAGCTTCCATCAGCTTTTG ATCCGTTTGCGGAAGCCAATGCTGAGGACTCCAGCGTTGGTGCTGGATCAAAGGACTATGTACACGTGCGCATTCAGCAGCGCAACGGAAGAAAGAGTCTGACTACTGTTCAGGGCTTGAAGAAAGAGTACAGTTACAACAAAATCCTCAAGGATCTGAAAAAGGAATTCTGTTGTAATGGTACTGTAGTCCAAGATCCAGAGTTAGGCCAG GTCATTCAACTTCAAGGTGATCAGCGTAAAAATGTTGCGACGTTCCTAGTTCAG GCTGGAATTGTAAAGAAAGAGAGCATCAAAATACACGGGTTTTAG
- the LOC4324137 gene encoding subtilisin-like protease SBT3.10, whose translation MEFHYCQQRLASVLLLCFWMLFIRAHGSRKLYITYLGDRKHAHTDDVVASHHDTLSSVLGSKEESLSSIIYNYKHGFSGFAAMLTEEQAEQLAELPEVISVQRSRRYKTTTTRSWDFLGLNYQNPSELLRRSNYGEDIIIGVVDTGIWPESRSFRDEGYGPVPARWKGVCQVGEGWGSNNCSRKIIGARFYHAGVDEDDLKIDYLSPRDVNGHGTHTASTAAGSVVEAVSFHGLAAGTARGGAPRARIAVYKSVWGRGGAGSGNSATVLAAIDDAIHDGVDVLSLSLGTLENSFGALHAVQKGITVVYAATNFGPAPQVVRNTAPWVITVAASKIDRSFPTVITLGDKRQIVGQSMYYYEGNNSSGSSFRLLAYGGLCTKDDLNGTDVKGRIVLCISIEISPLTLFPLALKTVLGAGASGLIFAQYTTDLLGITTACNGTACVLVDLESANLIGSYISEASSPMAKIEPARTITGEGVLAPKVAAFSSRGPSVDYPDIIKPDIAAPGSNILAAMKDHYQLGTGTSMATPHVAGVVALLKALHPDWSPAAIKSAIVTTASVTDERGMPILAEGVPRKIADPFDYGGGNINPNRAADPGLIYDIDPSDYNKFFGCIIKTSVSCNATTLPGYHLNLPSIALPDLRNPTTVSRTVTNVGEVNAVYHAEIQSPPGVKMVVEPSVLVFDAANKVHTFKVSFSPLWKLQGDYTFGSLTWHNEKKSVRIPIAVRITIQDFYADVA comes from the exons ATGGAATTCCACTATTGTCAGCAACGTTTGGCTTCAGTGCTGCTACTTTGCTTTTGGATGCTGTTCATCAGAGCGCACGGATCGCGCAAG CTCTACATAACGTATCTAGGTGACAGAAAGCATGCACACACAGACGATGTTGTTGCTTCCCACCATGATACACTCTCAAGCGTTCTTGGAAG TAAAGAGGAATCCTTATCTTCCATCATCTATAACTACAAGCATGGATTCTCAGGATTTGCTGCAATGCTAACAGAAGAGCAAGCAGAACAACTTGCAG AGTTACCAGAAGTAATCAGTGTGCAGCGAAGCAGGAGGTACAAGACAACGACCACACGGAGCTGGGATTTCCTGGGGCTGAACTACCAAAACCCCAGTGAATTACTCCGAAGGAGCAACTACGGAGAAGACATAATCATCGGGGTTGTTGACACCG GGATATGGCCGGAGTCGAGAAGCTTCCGCGACGAAGGGTACGGGCCGGTGCCGGCACGGTGGAAGGGCGTGTGTCAGGTCGGAGAAGGATGGGGCAGCAACAACTGCAGCCGCAAGATCATCGGCGCGCGGTTCTACCACGCCGGGGTGGACGAGGACGACCTCAAGATCGACTACCTCTCGCCCCGTGACGTGAACGGCCACGGCACGCACACGGCGTCCACCGCGGCGGGCTCCGTCGTGGAGGCGGTCAGCTTCCACGGGCTGGCCGCGGGcaccgcccgcggcggcgcgccccgGGCGCGCATCGCGGTGTACAAGTCCGTCTGGGGCAGGGGCGGCGCCGGGTCAGGGAACTCCGCCACCGTGCTTGCCGCCATCGATGACGCGATCCACGACGGCGTGGACGTGCTGTCGCTGTCCCTGGGTACCCTGGAGAACTCGTTCGGCGCGCTGCACGCCGTCCAGAAGGGGATCACCGTTGTGTACGCAGCCACGAACTTTGGGCCTGCGCCGCAGGTAGTCAGGAACACTGCTCCCTGGGTCATCACCGTCGCGGCAAGCAAGATTGACCGGTCGTTCCCGACCGTGATCACTCTGGGGGACAAGCGCCAGATTGTG GGACAGTCCATGTACTACTACGAAGGGAATAACTCATCAGGCAGCAGCTTCAGACTTCTAGCATATGGAGGCCT ATGCACCAAGGATGATCTGAACGGCACGGATGTGAAGGGGAGAATTGTGCTGTGCATCTCCATCGAGATATCACCACTTACACTTTTTCCACTAGCATTGAAAACCGTCCTGGGTGCCGGGGCTTCTGGCCTAATCTTTGCTCAGTACACGACTGATCTCCTGGGCATCACAACGGCCTGCAACGGCACTGCCTGTGTTCTCGTGGACCTTGAAAGTGCAAATCTGATCGGCTCGTACATCAGCGAAGCAAG CTCACCAATGGCAAAGATCGAACCGGCACGCACTATCACAGGAGAAGGAGTATTGGCGCCAAAAGTAGCAGCATTCTCCTCGAGAGGTCCATCGGTTGATTACCCTGATATTATCAAG CCTGACATAGCTGCACCAGGATCCAACATTTTAGCAGCCATGAAAGATCACTACCAACTTGGCACAGGAACATCAATGGCAACGCCACATGTAGCAGGTGTTGTCGCGCTGCTGAAAGCCCTCCATCCAGACTGGTCCCCAGCGGCAATAAAATCGGCCATTGTCACCACGG CATCTGTAACTGACGAACGAGGCATGCCAATACTGGCAGAAGGAGTGCCTCGGAAGATTGCTGATCCATTTGACTATGGAGGTGGAAACATTAACCCAAACAGGGCAGCTGATCCAGGCCTCATTTATGACATCGATCCAAGCGATTATAACAAGTTTTTTGGGTGCATCATCAAGACATCTGTCAGCTGTAATGCAACAACGCTACCTGGGTATCACCTGAATCTACCATCAATCGCTCTTCCTGATCTCAGGAATCCAACCACAGTATCTAGAACAGTGACAAATGTAGGCGAGGTTAATGCAGTTTACCACGCTGAAATCCAGAGCCCGCCTGGAGTTAAAATGGTTGTTGAGCCATCTGTTCTTGTCTTTGATGCTGCAAACAAAGTTCATACCTTCAAGGTTAGTTTTTCACCTCTATGGAAATTGCAAGGGGACTATACATTTGGCAGCCTTACTTGGCACAATGAAAAGAAGTCGGTGAGAATTCCAATAGCAGTCCGGATTACCATTCAAGATTTCTATGCAGATGTTGCATAA